Proteins encoded within one genomic window of Paraglaciecola psychrophila 170:
- a CDS encoding type II toxin-antitoxin system RelE/ParE family toxin: MNNEHRIIYKQQDRLILIAQLRYYYG, encoded by the coding sequence ATAAATAATGAACATCGGATTATTTATAAGCAACAAGATAGGCTTATTCTAATCGCACAACTCCGATATTATTACGGCTGA